A part of Lampris incognitus isolate fLamInc1 chromosome 21, fLamInc1.hap2, whole genome shotgun sequence genomic DNA contains:
- the LOC130131678 gene encoding vascular endothelial growth factor C-like, with protein MWMLVVLLWVVNNTNLLLGQDYTDYYQTGDTGTEAPVLSDGRLSLETATSVDQLLELLYPEYSLLQHCVRKRSRPASFPSAAVTTTSSSSSSLAQSFYHPGDEGDLWGRPRLGALYKADGAFEVILDEVQRTMCRPREVCVEVSKEYPESTNQLYLPRCVSLHRCGGCCNNEALYCTNTSHTLVSKTLVELSPPKVDRTFVTVTFVNHTSCECQSKRPLHSIIRRAATEHLCSPPQVPCSPGQLWDAVSCQCVPADSSKYSARELEVLDSGLLALCGPNRILEESTCDCVCRNGLTEASCDPGWRLDQNTCECQCEGQGQGRSCPHGQRWDEQLCGCVCEADCPGNQPLNPNTCQCQCRESPQSCLLQGKKFNPNTCSCYRLPCRNPVRLCQAEFYYSQQVCQCIPKYMRPKWN; from the exons ATGTGGATGCTAGTTGTGCTCCTATGGGTTGTAAATAACACTAATTTGCTCCTCGGACAAGACTACACAGACTACTACCAAACTGGGGACACGGGCACAGAG GCTCCAGTACTGTCAGACGGCCGACTGAGTTTAGAGACGGCGACCAGTGTGGACCAGCTGTTAGAACTACTCTACCCAGAATACAGTTTACTTCAGCACTGCGTGAGGAAGAGGTCACGGCCCGCTTCTTTCCCTTCCGCTGCCGTCAccaccacctcctcttcctcctcctccctcgccCAGTCATTCTATCACCCTGGCGATGAAGGAGATCTCTGGGGCAGGCCAAGGCTGGGGGCTCTCTACAAGGCCGACGGAGCGTTtgaag TCATCCTAGATGAGGTCCAGCGAACCATGTGTCGGCCAAGAGAAGTGTGCGTCGAGGTCTCCAAAGAATACCCAGAATCCACCAATCAGTTATACCTGCCTCGCTGCGTGTCACTACATCGGTGCGGTGGATGCTGCAACAACGAAGCCCTGTATTGCACCAATACAAGTCACACACTCGTCAGCAAGACA ctGGTGGAATTGTCTCCGCCCAAGGTGGATCGCACTTTTGTCACAGTAACCTTCGTCAACCACACCTCCTGTGAGTGCCAGTCCAAACGGCCGCTCCACTCCATCATAAGACGGGCCGCAACAGAACACCT atgtTCCCCTCCCCAGGTTCCCTGTTCGCCGGGGCAATTATGGGATGCAGTCAGCTGTCAGTGTGTCCCTGCCGACAGCAGCAAGTACTCTGCAAGAGAGTTGG AGGTGTTGGACTCGGGACTGCTGGCTCTTTGTGGGCCTAACAGGATCTTGGAGGAGTCTACCTGTGATTGTGTCTGTCGCAACGGGCTGACCGAAGCCAGCTGCGATCCGGGCTGGAGACTAGATCAAAACACCT GTGAATGCCAGTGTGAGGGTCAGGGCCAAGGGAGGTCGTGTCCTCATGGCCAGCGGTGGGACGAGCAGctctgcgggtgtgtgtgtgaggcggaCTGTCCCGGTAACCAGCCCCTCAACCCCAACACCTGCCAGTGTCAATGCAGAGAGAGTCCACAGTCCTGTCTGCTGCAAGGCAAGAAATTCAACCCCAACACCTGCAG